The Burkholderia lata genome contains a region encoding:
- a CDS encoding DsbA family oxidoreductase — MNPLDIQVTYDFICPWCWIGHEHLKTALREVDLAVAPTVKYLPYELNPTMPKDGIDRKAYRSAKFGSWARSQAMDADVTLAGKRAGVEFNYDRVAVTPNTRLAHRLMFLAQSKGNAARTEALFEAIFSAYFSEGQDIGMAEVLVSLAESAGFDADEVRSFLATNDGEREVVADELRAAATGIRSVPTIHVGGVPVSGAQPVSVLAQVLRTATGDNTAKAAV; from the coding sequence ATGAATCCGCTCGATATCCAGGTCACGTATGACTTCATCTGCCCGTGGTGCTGGATCGGCCACGAACATCTCAAGACAGCGCTCCGCGAGGTCGACCTGGCCGTCGCACCGACCGTCAAGTACCTGCCGTATGAACTCAATCCGACCATGCCCAAGGACGGAATCGATCGAAAGGCATATCGCAGCGCCAAATTCGGCAGTTGGGCACGTTCGCAGGCGATGGATGCCGACGTCACGCTGGCGGGCAAGCGAGCAGGTGTCGAATTCAACTACGACCGCGTGGCGGTGACGCCCAACACACGGCTTGCCCATCGCCTGATGTTCCTTGCTCAGTCCAAGGGAAATGCGGCCAGGACCGAAGCACTCTTCGAGGCGATTTTCTCTGCGTACTTTTCCGAAGGACAGGACATCGGCATGGCCGAGGTTCTGGTCAGCCTCGCGGAAAGTGCGGGGTTCGACGCCGACGAAGTGCGCAGTTTCCTGGCGACGAACGACGGCGAGCGTGAAGTCGTTGCCGACGAACTGCGGGCCGCGGCCACCGGCATCCGGTCGGTGCCGACCATTCATGTCGGCGGCGTTCCGGTCAGCGGTGCACAACCGGTTTCGGTGCTCGCTCAGGTACTTCGAACCGCCACCGGCGACAACACGGCCAAGGCCGCAGTCTGA
- a CDS encoding FAD binding domain-containing protein — MVATAKNKPRALIIGGSLGGLFTATTLQAAGWDVDIFERSPSELDSRGGGIVLQDDVLSAFHFAGIQTGTALGVQSGDRIYLDRGDRVIQRSFMPQTQTSWNMLYSTMKAHLPAQVFHPGERFVRFEQNGDRITAYFASGRVETGDLLVGADGARSAVREQVSAGLSPNYAGYVAWRGLVPEAALPASAAAVLKGTFAFQQGPGHLMLEYLVPGEDLSTQEGQRRWNWVWYRKAAHGEELSTLLTDRSGIRHSFSLPPGALKDEDLTSLTQASKALLAPTFQTLVEATKDPFVQAILDLQVKQMVYGRAILLGDAAFVPRPHTAGSTAKAAANALALAKALHSAESGIDEALSRWQTGQLSQGIGMTEWGMNIGDRIMGIPRSNVVLKDA; from the coding sequence ATGGTCGCCACTGCAAAAAACAAGCCTCGCGCACTGATCATCGGCGGCTCGCTCGGTGGGCTCTTTACTGCAACGACACTGCAAGCCGCGGGTTGGGACGTCGACATCTTCGAGCGCTCCCCGAGTGAACTGGACAGCAGAGGCGGCGGAATCGTGTTGCAAGACGACGTCCTGTCGGCGTTTCATTTCGCGGGCATTCAGACAGGCACCGCTCTCGGCGTACAGTCGGGCGACCGCATCTATCTGGACCGCGGCGATCGTGTTATTCAGCGCAGCTTTATGCCGCAGACCCAAACGTCCTGGAACATGCTCTACAGCACGATGAAGGCGCACCTGCCCGCGCAGGTCTTTCATCCGGGCGAGCGCTTCGTCCGCTTCGAACAGAACGGCGACCGGATTACCGCCTACTTTGCCAGCGGCCGCGTTGAAACCGGCGATCTGCTCGTCGGCGCTGACGGCGCACGCTCCGCCGTCCGCGAGCAGGTCTCTGCCGGCCTTTCACCCAACTATGCCGGATATGTTGCGTGGCGTGGTCTCGTTCCTGAAGCGGCACTCCCGGCGAGCGCCGCAGCTGTTCTCAAAGGAACCTTCGCCTTCCAGCAAGGCCCCGGTCACCTGATGCTCGAATATCTTGTCCCGGGCGAAGACCTGTCCACGCAGGAGGGGCAACGGCGCTGGAACTGGGTGTGGTATCGGAAGGCCGCTCACGGCGAAGAACTCTCAACTTTATTGACCGACCGCTCCGGGATTCGCCACTCGTTTTCGCTGCCTCCGGGTGCACTGAAAGACGAAGACCTCACTAGCCTGACGCAGGCGTCGAAAGCGCTTCTCGCCCCGACTTTTCAAACGCTGGTTGAAGCCACCAAAGACCCGTTCGTCCAGGCCATCCTGGATCTGCAGGTGAAGCAGATGGTGTATGGCCGCGCGATCCTGCTGGGCGACGCCGCCTTTGTGCCGCGCCCGCATACAGCGGGCAGCACCGCCAAGGCAGCCGCCAACGCATTGGCCCTGGCCAAGGCGCTGCATTCCGCGGAGTCCGGCATCGATGAAGCCCTGTCGCGGTGGCAGACCGGGCAATTGAGTCAGGGCATCGGCATGACCGAATGGGGAATGAACATCGGCGACCGGATCATGGGCATCCCGCGCAGCAACGTCGTCCTGAAGGATGCTTGA
- a CDS encoding aldo/keto reductase, giving the protein MSLDSYVTLGRSGLRVSPFGLGGNLIDTAKVYSNGHSEKIIGDFFATRKGTRNQSVIATKLAANLHLRNPNGGGTGHKAIIDQCEASLRRLQTDYIDLYQMHIWDRHTPIEETMRALDDLVTAGKVRYIGISDTPAWKVAQAQTTALFRGWAALISMQVEYSLLQRTVEGELVPMATDLDIAIMPWSPLKNGWLSGKYTRESAANSKSERAALVGVPGERDYKVIDVLLSVAAEMEVAPAAVALAWVRSRPGVTSTLIGTRRVDHLRANLAALEINLAAEHRAMLDEVSEPSLNFPADLTSKAAPNFILAGATVNGQTSQPLPMLVDSEVRY; this is encoded by the coding sequence ATGTCACTTGATTCCTACGTTACGCTCGGGCGTTCCGGGCTGCGTGTCAGCCCCTTCGGGCTCGGCGGCAATCTCATCGACACGGCCAAGGTGTATTCGAACGGACACTCCGAGAAAATCATCGGGGACTTTTTCGCTACACGGAAAGGCACGCGCAACCAGAGTGTCATCGCAACGAAGCTTGCTGCCAATCTTCATCTTCGAAACCCGAACGGTGGCGGCACGGGGCACAAGGCGATCATCGACCAATGCGAGGCGTCCTTACGCCGCCTGCAGACCGATTACATCGATCTCTATCAGATGCATATCTGGGATCGGCACACTCCGATAGAAGAAACGATGCGTGCACTCGATGACTTGGTAACGGCCGGCAAGGTCCGCTATATCGGGATTTCCGATACGCCGGCCTGGAAAGTCGCTCAAGCCCAAACGACAGCGCTTTTCCGCGGCTGGGCGGCGCTGATCTCGATGCAGGTCGAGTATTCGCTGCTGCAGCGGACCGTCGAGGGGGAGCTTGTGCCGATGGCGACGGACCTCGACATCGCCATCATGCCGTGGAGTCCGTTAAAGAACGGATGGTTGTCGGGAAAATACACACGCGAAAGCGCCGCGAATTCTAAATCCGAACGTGCCGCGCTGGTTGGCGTCCCGGGCGAGCGCGACTACAAGGTTATCGATGTACTGCTCTCGGTCGCCGCCGAGATGGAAGTGGCCCCCGCGGCCGTCGCGCTGGCCTGGGTTCGCAGCCGCCCTGGCGTGACTTCGACACTGATCGGCACGCGGCGCGTTGATCACCTTCGCGCCAATCTCGCCGCGCTCGAGATCAATCTGGCTGCGGAACATCGTGCGATGCTCGACGAGGTGTCCGAGCCCTCGCTGAACTTCCCGGCCGACTTGACGAGCAAGGCCGCACCGAATTTCATACTTGCCGGTGCGACAGTCAACGGCCAGACCTCACAACCGTTGCCGATGTTGGTGGACAGCGAAGTTCGCTATTAA
- a CDS encoding AAA family ATPase, whose amino-acid sequence MTILQEIHAWSKDLAAWQQDAIARLYANRTLGAADLDDLYALAKAEVGIPDSEGRVAKKLQDAQVAPPANPTRVVLLTAIKQLANVNALANGACLPIARAGITSIYGENGVGKSGYSRVFKKACRARDRREPILPNANLEPGKSGPAQATFATEIDGVAMDLLWKDGVEPPEPMADIAIFDSHCARAYIDNQGDFAYAPYGLDILEGLVGACNKLKAWATADKAANTPSNAAFAVLAGEQTEVAKKLLGIPAKTKAEDIEMLATLSEAELERLALLNKTLAEADPKQNALALRQKASRITSLKERTAAAIGVVNDEKVGSLEALIGKSKMTKAAAELAAAEFKATPGQLAGTGGDEWKALFEASRAFADFSHVDHEFPELSAEDVCPLCQNLLGPEGAARLRRFDAFIKAAAEKAAKDAREAAAIPFRVIQQASVDLMFRDALVEEVTEIGAEVAAACTALQESLKARQSGVLQAAAGKLDWDELPKLTDDPQPGLTDLVNRLLEQAKALDATADEKLKAAMVVERAGLDARRRLAEVKAAVLEAISKHEFCRKLQACINGMETRGISRKSTELSRTTASQELADALNDELKLLKVHHLHVVMKPESPGGKTQFKLTLQLPGGGTPAAILSEGEQRAIAIASFMAEIRLGKGRGGIVLDDPVSSLDHRRRWEVAERLARESLTRQVIVFTHDIYFLLILEQKAADVGATLTKNYIRRTAEGYGVHSEDLPFDVLGTKDRLGRLRQLLVGVRKAAKDGDEDLHRQLTSKCYGQLRLAWERCIEEVLLNGAVQRFGEGVSTQRLKGVTVTDGDYLEIDAGMTKSSKFEHDAAAAVGRLPIPDPDELSDDIERLAKWRETINRRVDGIAKGTASRSALFAT is encoded by the coding sequence GTGACGATACTGCAAGAAATCCATGCGTGGTCCAAGGATCTCGCGGCCTGGCAACAAGACGCCATCGCCAGGCTTTATGCGAACCGGACGCTTGGCGCGGCCGATTTGGATGACCTCTACGCCTTGGCTAAAGCCGAGGTTGGCATCCCTGATTCTGAAGGGCGTGTGGCCAAGAAGCTCCAAGATGCTCAAGTAGCGCCGCCTGCCAATCCAACTCGCGTTGTTCTATTGACGGCCATCAAGCAATTGGCCAACGTCAATGCGTTGGCGAACGGTGCCTGCCTGCCCATTGCCCGGGCAGGTATCACAAGCATCTACGGTGAAAATGGCGTTGGAAAGTCCGGGTATTCGCGGGTATTCAAGAAGGCCTGCCGAGCACGCGATCGGCGCGAGCCCATCCTGCCCAACGCGAACCTGGAGCCCGGAAAGAGCGGACCAGCGCAGGCCACGTTCGCGACGGAGATCGACGGCGTCGCGATGGATTTGCTTTGGAAGGATGGTGTCGAGCCACCTGAGCCCATGGCGGATATCGCCATTTTCGATTCGCACTGCGCTCGAGCCTACATCGACAACCAAGGTGACTTCGCCTACGCTCCATATGGGCTGGACATCCTCGAAGGACTGGTCGGTGCGTGCAACAAGCTGAAGGCTTGGGCCACGGCTGATAAGGCGGCAAATACCCCGAGCAATGCTGCCTTTGCGGTCCTTGCCGGGGAGCAAACGGAGGTCGCCAAGAAACTGCTCGGTATCCCTGCCAAGACCAAGGCAGAAGACATCGAGATGCTGGCCACGCTCAGTGAGGCCGAACTGGAGCGGCTCGCCTTGCTCAACAAGACCTTGGCAGAGGCTGATCCGAAGCAGAACGCTTTGGCCCTGCGACAGAAGGCCAGTCGCATCACCTCACTGAAGGAACGGACCGCCGCGGCGATCGGTGTTGTGAACGATGAGAAAGTCGGTTCGCTTGAGGCGTTGATTGGCAAGTCGAAGATGACCAAGGCAGCGGCAGAACTCGCGGCCGCTGAGTTCAAGGCGACGCCTGGCCAACTGGCGGGCACCGGTGGAGATGAATGGAAAGCCCTCTTTGAGGCATCCCGAGCGTTTGCCGATTTCAGTCACGTGGATCACGAATTCCCTGAACTATCCGCGGAGGACGTCTGCCCCCTCTGTCAGAATCTTCTCGGGCCTGAGGGGGCGGCGCGGCTACGCCGATTCGATGCCTTCATCAAGGCCGCTGCTGAGAAGGCGGCGAAGGATGCGCGCGAGGCCGCCGCTATCCCCTTCAGGGTGATTCAGCAGGCGAGCGTGGACTTGATGTTCCGCGACGCGTTGGTCGAGGAGGTGACCGAGATCGGGGCGGAAGTTGCCGCGGCCTGTACGGCCCTTCAAGAGTCCCTCAAGGCGCGCCAGTCGGGCGTGCTCCAAGCGGCCGCCGGTAAGCTGGACTGGGATGAACTCCCCAAACTCACAGACGATCCACAACCCGGCTTGACCGACCTCGTCAATCGCCTGCTGGAACAGGCCAAGGCACTCGATGCTACCGCTGACGAGAAACTAAAAGCGGCCATGGTTGTAGAGCGTGCGGGACTCGATGCTCGCCGCAGGCTAGCTGAAGTCAAAGCAGCAGTGCTCGAGGCGATCTCCAAACATGAGTTCTGCCGTAAGTTGCAGGCCTGCATCAATGGCATGGAGACGAGGGGGATTTCGAGGAAATCCACGGAGCTTTCACGCACGACTGCCAGCCAGGAACTGGCCGATGCCCTCAACGATGAACTCAAGCTCCTCAAGGTCCATCACCTCCACGTTGTGATGAAACCCGAGTCGCCCGGTGGTAAAACCCAGTTCAAGCTCACCCTGCAATTGCCGGGCGGCGGTACGCCGGCGGCCATTCTCAGCGAAGGCGAGCAAAGAGCCATTGCCATTGCATCCTTTATGGCGGAGATTCGACTCGGCAAAGGGCGAGGCGGCATCGTACTCGACGACCCTGTCTCGTCGTTGGACCATCGGCGCCGATGGGAGGTCGCTGAACGTCTAGCGAGAGAGTCGCTGACCCGGCAGGTGATCGTTTTCACCCACGACATATACTTTCTTCTCATCTTGGAGCAGAAGGCGGCGGACGTCGGTGCAACGCTGACCAAGAACTATATCCGCAGGACGGCAGAGGGCTATGGTGTCCATTCAGAGGATTTACCCTTTGACGTGCTGGGTACAAAGGACCGCCTAGGACGCCTGAGGCAGCTTCTGGTTGGTGTGCGCAAGGCGGCGAAGGATGGCGACGAAGACCTGCACCGACAGTTGACGTCCAAGTGCTATGGGCAGCTCCGACTCGCATGGGAGCGCTGCATCGAGGAGGTTTTGCTCAACGGGGCCGTGCAGCGTTTTGGCGAGGGTGTGTCGACGCAACGCCTCAAAGGAGTGACGGTCACGGACGGCGACTATCTTGAGATTGACGCGGGCATGACCAAGTCTTCAAAGTTCGAGCACGACGCTGCAGCTGCCGTTGGCAGGCTTCCTATACCAGACCCAGACGAACTTAGCGACGACATCGAGCGCTTGGCTAAGTGGCGCGAGACAATCAACAGGCGAGTGGACGGCATTGCTAAAGGCACGGCCAGTAGGTCGGCCCTTTTTGCCACCTGA
- a CDS encoding nuclear transport factor 2 family protein, producing MPTPTAIDVVNEFSRRAATAADLAEIEDLISADVDWFVVGDREVVPWAGRWHGKSGVVQFYATLRAETVNERFDVKDVLAQGNRVVIIGALATRVKRTGKLIECEFVFDFTVENGLITRFRPFEDSEAVAKACA from the coding sequence ATGCCGACACCTACTGCGATCGACGTTGTAAATGAGTTCTCTCGACGTGCGGCAACCGCTGCAGATTTAGCCGAAATCGAGGATTTGATCAGTGCCGATGTCGATTGGTTCGTCGTTGGAGATCGTGAAGTTGTGCCGTGGGCAGGCCGTTGGCATGGAAAATCCGGAGTCGTGCAATTTTACGCCACGCTGCGTGCGGAGACCGTCAATGAGCGCTTCGACGTGAAGGACGTGCTGGCCCAAGGCAACAGGGTCGTCATTATCGGAGCGCTGGCAACACGCGTGAAACGGACAGGAAAGTTGATCGAATGCGAGTTCGTGTTCGACTTCACCGTGGAGAATGGCCTCATCACGCGCTTTCGCCCATTCGAAGACAGTGAAGCAGTTGCGAAGGCTTGTGCTTGA
- a CDS encoding KTSC domain-containing protein, with protein sequence MPMEMIRVKSSAIRAVGYDPSSLRMRILFAQGHSYDFCGVPLNVYKGLMSSPSMGSYYNNFIKDRYHC encoded by the coding sequence ATGCCGATGGAAATGATTCGAGTAAAGTCAAGTGCGATTCGCGCAGTCGGCTACGATCCGAGCAGCTTGCGGATGCGAATACTATTTGCACAAGGGCATAGTTACGATTTCTGTGGCGTCCCCCTCAACGTCTACAAGGGGCTAATGAGCTCGCCCTCTATGGGCAGCTATTACAATAACTTCATCAAGGACAGGTATCACTGTTAA